A region from the Desulfobaccales bacterium genome encodes:
- a CDS encoding aminotransferase class I/II-fold pyridoxal phosphate-dependent enzyme → TMLIISFPHNPTTRCVDQDFFKRIVEYAHKYHVYIIHDFAYADLVFDDYKAPSFLQVPGAKEVGVELFSLSKSYNMPGWRMGFVVGNQRLVHALTRIKSYLDYGVFQPIQIASIIALNGPYDCVEQTVAVYKERRDALCRGLHNIGWRVEPPKGTMFVWARIPKKFRHLGSVEFSMMTIREAKVAVAPGLGFGEFGDEYVRFALVENVHRTNQAVRGLRKVLRMSLEELGLPAPEKPEK, encoded by the coding sequence CACGATGCTGATTATTTCGTTCCCCCACAACCCCACCACCCGGTGTGTGGACCAGGACTTCTTCAAGCGCATCGTGGAGTATGCCCATAAGTACCACGTGTATATTATCCATGACTTCGCTTACGCCGACCTGGTCTTTGATGACTATAAGGCCCCCAGCTTCCTCCAGGTGCCCGGCGCCAAAGAGGTGGGGGTGGAGCTGTTCTCGCTGTCCAAGAGCTACAACATGCCCGGCTGGCGCATGGGGTTTGTGGTGGGCAACCAGCGCCTGGTCCACGCTTTAACCCGCATCAAGAGCTACCTGGATTACGGCGTCTTCCAGCCCATCCAGATCGCCTCCATCATCGCCTTAAACGGCCCCTACGACTGCGTGGAGCAGACCGTGGCGGTCTATAAAGAGCGGCGGGACGCCCTGTGCCGGGGCCTGCACAACATCGGCTGGCGGGTGGAACCCCCCAAGGGCACCATGTTCGTCTGGGCCCGCATCCCCAAAAAGTTTCGGCACCTGGGCTCTGTGGAATTCTCCATGATGACCATCCGGGAGGCCAAGGTCGCGGTAGCCCCAGGCCTGGGCTTCGGCGAGTTCGGGGATGAATACGTGCGCTTCGCCCTGGTGGAAAACGTCCACCGCACCAATCAAGCCGTCCGGGGCCTGCGCAAAGTCCTGCGCATGAGCCTGGAAGAACTGGGCCTGCCCGCGCCGGAGAAGCCGGAGAAGTGA